In Ostrea edulis chromosome 10, xbOstEdul1.1, whole genome shotgun sequence, one genomic interval encodes:
- the LOC125665992 gene encoding uncharacterized protein LOC125665992: MHHTYGRSEVNSGPLYNHQAVHHTHPHPRTGSERVDTRQRARPAPPQQGVVKKEPQVKPINRYAPTEYITLQYHPTPTLEDLGLTSYLDSPPSSPRATSSDQDLGHVSTSTSMITRMAEKPQAISASETVYIPRTAPKGWAPLIEVDIPSHGETPPVASMGGGNPTCTSALTSRPLQTSLAKRPRKGACDSVSHKDDLFGGVSPYSCWSQSVTEDQRPS, from the exons ATGCACCATACGTATGGAAGATCTGAGGTCAATTCTGGTCCCTTGTACAATCATCAAGCTGTTCACCATACTCATCCTCATCCCAGGACTGGGTCAGAGAGAGTGGACACCAGACAGCGGGCTCGGCCAGCTCCCCCACAGCAGGGAGTGGTGAAAAAAGAG CCCCAGGTCAAGCCCATTAACAGGTATGCTCCTACAGAGTACATCACACTACAGTATCACCCAACACCAACTCTGGAGGACCTGGGCTTGACCAGCTATCTGGACAGTCCTCCATCCTCTCCTAGAGCTACCTCATCTGATCAAGACCTAGGTCATGTGTCTACATCAACTTCGATGATCACAAGAATGGCAGAGAAACCTCAAGCCATCTCTGCCAGTGAAACA GTCTATATCCCAAGAACTGCTCCAAAAGGCTGGGCCCCGCTAATAGAGGTGGATATACCCTCACACGGAGAAACACCTCCAGTCGCCTCAATGGGTGGTGGTAATCCTACATGTACCTCAGCACTGACATCACGACCTCTTCAAACATCTTTGGCTAAAAGACCAAGAAAAGGGGCATGTGATTCG gTGTCACACAAAGATGACCTGTTTGGTGGTGTGTCACCCTATAGCTGCTGGAGTCAGTCTGTAACAGAGGACCAGAGGCCTTCCTAG